Proteins encoded together in one Ignavibacteria bacterium window:
- a CDS encoding DUF1858 domain-containing protein: protein MEIKRDTTIENLISHYPAAVSCFGKRRINVFVRGVAVFGTVESIARKKGFSEEEIDEMIKELNEKYRHRGKI, encoded by the coding sequence ATGGAGATAAAAAGAGACACAACAATTGAAAACTTAATAAGTCACTATCCGGCTGCGGTTTCCTGCTTTGGAAAACGCAGAATAAATGTATTCGTAAGAGGTGTGGCAGTATTCGGAACTGTGGAATCAATCGCTAGAAAAAAGGGATTTTCCGAAGAAGAAATCGACGAAATGATAAAAGAATTAAATGAAAAATACAGACATAGAGGAAAAATATAA
- a CDS encoding IS1634 family transposase, which produces MFVRKKQNKSGSVSIQIISKTSGKYKVFKTIGSSIYPEQIEKYYVQAKNEINKLCNQLSFIVEEKDALIESFLDSISNSQIEVIGPEMVFGRIFDYIGYGTIQEPLFRHLVITRLVYPGSKLKTIEYLQRYQNLEISIDSIYRFLDTLQSKLKEQVENISFARTKKILGGRIEIIFYDMTTLYFEASDEDDLRKTGFSKDGKHQCPQIYLGLLVAKDGYAIGYDIFEGNISEGHTLIPMIRQFEKRFKLNKPIVIADSGLLSKDNIKSLEDNEYEYIIGARVKNETENIKEKILSLNLTNGKPVSIKKDNNLSLIVSYSSSRASKDFKNRTRGLQRLEKNVASGKLTKNNINNRGYNKYLKLDGEIKVTIDREKFDADNKWDGIKGYVTNTKLNPEVVISNYKHLWQIEKAFRISKTDLRIRPIYHHLRKRIEAHICISFVAYGVYMDLERVLKLSAAGFSVKKASEMTQNMYQIKYVLPKSLREVTKTLKMDDNQRKLTKIINQYF; this is translated from the coding sequence ATGTTTGTAAGGAAAAAACAAAATAAAAGCGGTAGTGTTAGCATTCAAATTATTTCTAAAACCTCGGGTAAGTACAAAGTATTTAAAACTATCGGTAGTTCCATCTATCCTGAACAAATTGAAAAATATTATGTACAGGCAAAAAATGAGATAAATAAACTTTGTAATCAATTAAGTTTTATAGTTGAAGAAAAGGATGCTTTAATAGAAAGTTTTTTAGACAGCATATCAAACTCGCAGATAGAGGTTATTGGTCCTGAGATGGTGTTTGGTCGCATATTTGATTACATAGGTTATGGGACAATTCAAGAACCGTTATTCAGACACTTAGTTATTACAAGATTAGTATATCCTGGTAGTAAATTAAAAACGATAGAATATCTCCAACGATATCAGAATTTGGAGATATCAATAGACAGCATATATCGTTTTTTGGATACACTTCAAAGCAAATTGAAAGAACAGGTAGAAAACATTTCTTTTGCAAGAACAAAGAAGATACTTGGAGGAAGAATAGAAATAATTTTCTATGACATGACGACATTATATTTTGAGGCATCGGACGAAGATGATCTTCGAAAAACAGGTTTTTCAAAAGATGGGAAGCATCAATGTCCACAAATTTATTTAGGACTATTAGTAGCAAAAGATGGATATGCGATCGGGTATGATATCTTTGAGGGCAATATAAGCGAAGGTCATACGTTAATCCCAATGATAAGACAATTTGAAAAACGATTTAAATTAAACAAACCTATTGTAATAGCAGACTCGGGATTATTGTCAAAAGACAACATAAAAAGTTTAGAAGATAACGAATATGAATACATAATAGGTGCAAGAGTAAAGAATGAGACGGAAAATATAAAAGAAAAAATATTATCACTTAATCTGACAAATGGCAAACCGGTCAGTATAAAAAAGGATAACAATTTATCATTAATAGTAAGTTATTCATCAAGCAGGGCATCAAAAGATTTTAAAAATCGTACACGAGGGTTACAGCGATTAGAGAAGAATGTTGCATCTGGAAAACTTACCAAGAATAATATTAACAATCGTGGATACAACAAATATTTAAAGTTAGATGGTGAAATTAAAGTAACAATAGACAGAGAGAAGTTTGATGCAGATAATAAATGGGACGGAATAAAAGGTTATGTAACGAACACAAAATTAAATCCTGAAGTTGTAATATCAAATTACAAACATCTTTGGCAAATAGAGAAAGCATTTAGAATATCAAAAACAGATTTAAGAATACGGCCTATATATCATCATTTAAGAAAAAGAATCGAAGCACATATTTGTATTTCATTTGTTGCCTACGGAGTATACATGGATTTAGAAAGAGTACTGAAACTCTCTGCAGCAGGATTTTCAGTCAAGAAAGCTTCAGAGATGACACAAAACATGTATCAGATTAAATATGTCCTTCCCAAATCATTAAGAGAAGTAACAAAAACATTGAAAATGGATGATAATCAAAGAAAATTGACAAAAATCATAAACCAATATTTCTAG
- a CDS encoding T9SS type A sorting domain-containing protein produces MLVFFVTVSAYTQLNWTPAGLEGGVIKSLFVRSDGVVYAGTQRGVYLSVDFGTSWTKGTNNVYQYGINAVIVVGNMVFAAADNGGFYVSYDNGYNFSLLNSGYNINTLCNIDQVIYAGLGNTITNSGIVYSTNYGVNWSQSNLPGNTVVNDIVTDDVALYAATNNGVYLAYHPGSSWIKYDAGIPANTKVFSLKKAGFIILAATDKGIYRSSDNGGTWSEANNGLNTNLPFFSVTTQGTNAYTCQFGKAVYRSSNYGDEWVPVYTGLTDFMIYKFAVYNTYLFAASAGGGMYVTVDNGGTWFPKNSGLNVHTVNALHTAGNVMYAGTHGGGVYRSLNLGANWSPRNEMLGNTIVYSFTDAGNFIYAGTFGGIFRNNGSGVWEAMNTGLNDSVVFALNYNGANLFAGTQSGGIYRSSNFGNFWTKLSGIIFNDTIYALANIGSEVFASTKRNGFVKSTDQGDTWQIINNGFTNIPYSLSLAVKGNNIYSSVFYGSPKTGIFKSTDSGNSWGWISNPVSSASYFVHTFLNSIFASYYGNNGGEIRVTTNEGANWVLITPIQPQWGTNCDVKCIKVFSDYVYAGTSGKSLWRIPVSSVISVKNISENIPDRYNLYQNYPNPFNAGTVIRFQLSVESKITIKVYDVQGREIQTLVNEHLKPGTYESSFDAALLSSGIYFYKLLINGSTLNYADTRKMLLLK; encoded by the coding sequence TTGCTCGTCTTTTTTGTGACGGTTTCCGCTTATACGCAGCTAAACTGGACCCCCGCTGGACTTGAGGGGGGTGTTATTAAGAGCCTTTTTGTAAGGTCGGATGGTGTCGTTTATGCCGGTACACAAAGAGGGGTTTATCTTTCGGTGGATTTCGGGACTTCATGGACTAAAGGAACGAATAATGTATATCAATACGGAATTAATGCTGTTATTGTCGTTGGGAATATGGTTTTCGCGGCTGCTGACAACGGCGGTTTTTATGTCTCTTATGATAACGGATATAATTTTTCACTTCTTAATTCCGGATACAACATAAATACTCTTTGCAATATTGATCAAGTTATTTATGCCGGACTCGGAAATACAATTACGAATTCGGGTATTGTTTACTCAACGAACTACGGCGTTAACTGGTCGCAGTCTAACCTTCCCGGAAACACTGTGGTTAATGATATTGTTACGGATGATGTAGCACTTTATGCTGCAACGAATAACGGCGTTTACCTTGCTTATCATCCGGGTTCAAGCTGGATAAAATATGACGCGGGTATTCCCGCAAATACAAAGGTTTTCTCACTTAAAAAAGCAGGGTTTATTATTCTCGCAGCTACGGATAAAGGCATATACAGGTCATCCGATAATGGCGGCACCTGGAGTGAGGCTAATAATGGTCTTAATACAAACCTGCCCTTCTTTTCGGTTACCACTCAGGGCACTAATGCTTACACTTGCCAGTTCGGAAAAGCGGTTTACAGGTCTTCTAACTATGGTGATGAATGGGTTCCTGTTTATACCGGGCTGACTGATTTTATGATATATAAATTTGCCGTTTATAATACGTATCTGTTTGCTGCTTCAGCCGGAGGGGGTATGTATGTAACTGTTGATAACGGCGGTACTTGGTTTCCAAAAAATTCAGGTTTAAACGTCCATACTGTTAATGCCTTGCATACTGCCGGGAATGTAATGTACGCGGGTACTCATGGAGGGGGCGTTTACAGGAGTTTGAATCTCGGTGCAAACTGGTCGCCGAGAAACGAAATGCTCGGGAATACGATTGTTTACTCTTTTACGGATGCAGGGAATTTTATATACGCAGGAACTTTCGGAGGCATTTTCAGAAATAATGGTAGCGGCGTATGGGAGGCGATGAACACCGGTTTGAATGATTCTGTGGTTTTTGCTTTAAACTATAACGGCGCAAACCTATTTGCCGGTACTCAAAGCGGCGGTATTTACAGGTCTTCAAACTTCGGGAATTTCTGGACCAAACTTTCCGGTATTATTTTTAACGATACTATATATGCACTTGCAAACATTGGCTCGGAAGTTTTTGCATCAACCAAAAGAAACGGTTTCGTAAAAAGCACTGACCAGGGAGATACGTGGCAAATAATAAACAATGGATTTACGAATATTCCATATTCTCTTTCGCTGGCAGTGAAAGGCAACAATATATACTCAAGTGTTTTTTACGGGTCACCTAAGACGGGAATATTTAAATCTACTGATTCGGGCAATTCATGGGGCTGGATAAGTAATCCCGTTTCTTCAGCAAGCTACTTTGTTCATACATTTCTTAACAGTATTTTTGCTTCATATTATGGGAATAACGGCGGTGAAATACGTGTCACTACGAACGAGGGTGCTAATTGGGTGCTGATTACACCAATACAGCCTCAATGGGGTACTAACTGCGACGTTAAATGTATTAAGGTTTTTTCTGATTATGTATACGCCGGTACATCGGGTAAATCACTTTGGAGAATTCCCGTTTCGTCAGTAATTTCGGTTAAGAATATTTCGGAAAATATACCGGATAGGTATAACCTTTATCAGAATTACCCGAATCCGTTCAATGCGGGAACGGTTATCCGTTTTCAGTTGTCAGTTGAAAGCAAAATTACTATTAAGGTATATGATGTACAAGGACGCGAAATCCAAACGCTCGTAAACGAACACCTAAAACCCGGTACTTATGAATCATCATTCGACGCTGCCTTACTGTCATCGGGGATTTACTTTTACAAACTATTAATAAACGGCAGCACTCTCAACTATGCCGATACAAGAAAAATGCTCCTTCTAAAATGA
- a CDS encoding isochorismatase family cysteine hydrolase — protein MPNYITPETLNSKTSEWLKKVSPYNKSDLKINSDKSALLVIDMQNFFLDPASPTFTCGGPVILPNIKSLIDIFREKSRPVIYTCHVHHPEKLDAGIMEWWWNGMCIEDSEESKVYKSIAPLKGEKIVYKHRYSSFYNTDLETVLRVLKIEDVVITGIMTNMCCESTARDAYYRDYRVFFPADATGSINEEMHLASLLNLSYGFAKITTTTEIISEM, from the coding sequence ATGCCCAATTACATTACACCCGAAACCTTAAACTCTAAAACTTCTGAGTGGCTGAAGAAAGTCTCTCCGTACAATAAATCTGATTTAAAAATTAATTCGGATAAATCTGCACTGCTTGTTATTGATATGCAGAATTTTTTCCTTGACCCGGCTTCTCCAACTTTCACATGCGGAGGTCCGGTTATCTTGCCGAACATAAAAAGTCTTATAGATATATTTCGTGAGAAATCCAGACCGGTAATCTATACCTGCCATGTCCATCACCCTGAAAAATTAGACGCCGGTATTATGGAATGGTGGTGGAATGGTATGTGTATCGAAGATAGTGAAGAAAGCAAGGTTTATAAGTCCATCGCCCCCTTGAAAGGCGAGAAGATTGTTTACAAACATCGGTACTCTTCCTTTTATAATACCGATCTCGAAACCGTTCTAAGAGTTTTAAAGATTGAAGATGTTGTTATCACAGGAATAATGACAAACATGTGCTGTGAGTCAACCGCACGCGACGCTTATTACAGGGATTACAGAGTTTTTTTTCCGGCTGATGCTACGGGAAGCATAAACGAAGAAATGCATCTCGCGAGTTTGCTAAATCTTTCTTACGGCTTTGCAAAAATTACTACAACGACTGAAATTATTTCGGAAATGTAA